In Nitrospirota bacterium, one genomic interval encodes:
- a CDS encoding Hsp20/alpha crystallin family protein, which produces MGAITRWDPFRETRWDLFKDLEDMQRRLSSVFGRAPVRKDGGKEELTVAEWAPLVDISEDEKEYLIKAELPEVKKEEVKVTVQDDVLTISGERKYEKEEKGKKYHRVERAYGSFARSFTLPEDADATKVSAEFKDGVLKVHLPKSEKAKPKSVEVKVG; this is translated from the coding sequence ATGGGCGCCATTACACGTTGGGATCCATTCCGGGAGACTCGTTGGGACCTGTTCAAGGATCTGGAGGACATGCAGCGCCGGCTGTCCTCCGTCTTCGGCCGGGCTCCGGTCCGCAAGGACGGAGGGAAGGAAGAGTTGACGGTGGCCGAATGGGCCCCGCTCGTGGACATCTCCGAAGACGAGAAGGAGTACCTCATCAAGGCCGAGCTGCCGGAGGTGAAGAAGGAGGAGGTCAAGGTGACGGTGCAGGACGACGTGCTCACGATCTCCGGGGAGCGGAAATACGAGAAGGAGGAGAAGGGCAAGAAGTACCATCGGGTGGAGCGGGCCTACGGGAGCTTCGCGCGCAGCTTCACGTTGCCGGAGGACGCGGATGCGACCAAGGTCTCGGCCGAGTTCAAGGACGGGGTGTTGAAGGTGCACCTGCCGAAGTCAGAGAAGGCGAAGCCCAAGAGCGTCGAGGTGAAGGTCGGCTGA
- a CDS encoding helix-turn-helix transcriptional regulator, which translates to MSRAARLTGREQQVLREIARGYSNREIAARLNISVRTTEVHRYHIMTKLDTKNVAQLLRAALRRRLLTMADLLPPARGRKR; encoded by the coding sequence ATGAGCCGAGCAGCACGGTTGACGGGACGAGAGCAACAGGTGCTGCGGGAAATCGCCAGGGGCTACTCGAATCGGGAGATCGCCGCGCGTCTGAACATCAGCGTGCGGACGACCGAAGTGCACCGGTACCACATCATGACCAAACTCGACACCAAGAACGTGGCGCAGCTCCTCCGGGCGGCGCTCCGCCGCCGGCTCCTGACCATGGCTGATCTGCTGCCCCCGGCGCGAGGTCGGAAGCGATGA
- a CDS encoding polyphosphate kinase 2 family protein, with the protein MLEKVDLGKSLPEKQYWKEIKKWQVRLRAESMRLYSEKRTALVVFEGWDAAGKGGSIKRVTETLDPRGFNVQTFAAPTGAEARHHYLWRFWRALPQEGQLMIFDRSHYGRVMVERVEGFCREQEWKRAYREINEFEWQLTNFGTVIVKFWLHIDQDEQLRRFRERELDPFRSYKLTEEDWRNRAKWGQYLEAVEEMLEKTSTTWAPWTVIEANDKFHARVKIVQTLTKALEAGT; encoded by the coding sequence ATGCTCGAAAAGGTGGACCTCGGCAAATCGTTGCCTGAGAAGCAGTACTGGAAGGAGATCAAGAAATGGCAGGTGCGGCTCCGCGCCGAGTCCATGCGGCTCTACAGCGAGAAGCGGACCGCCCTGGTCGTCTTCGAAGGGTGGGACGCGGCGGGGAAGGGCGGCAGCATCAAGCGGGTCACCGAGACGCTCGATCCCCGGGGATTCAACGTCCAGACCTTCGCGGCTCCCACCGGAGCGGAGGCCCGGCACCACTACCTCTGGCGGTTCTGGCGTGCGCTGCCCCAGGAGGGCCAGTTGATGATCTTCGACCGGTCGCACTACGGCCGCGTGATGGTCGAGCGGGTGGAAGGGTTCTGCCGGGAACAGGAGTGGAAGCGGGCCTATCGCGAGATCAACGAGTTCGAATGGCAGCTCACCAACTTCGGGACCGTCATCGTCAAGTTCTGGCTGCACATCGATCAGGACGAACAGTTGCGCCGGTTCCGGGAACGCGAGTTGGACCCCTTCCGGTCCTACAAGCTGACCGAGGAGGACTGGCGGAACCGAGCCAAGTGGGGCCAGTATCTGGAAGCCGTCGAGGAGATGCTCGAAAAAACCAGCACGACTTGGGCGCCCTGGACGGTGATCGAAGCCAACGACAAGTTCCACGCGCGGGTCAAGATCGTCCAGACCCTCACGAAGGCCCTGGAGGCGGGGACCTGA